The following are encoded together in the Pleurocapsa sp. FMAR1 genome:
- a CDS encoding AGE family epimerase/isomerase, whose amino-acid sequence MFLLTNNSKKATYRRSRLFIQFSCLVLITITVLIAFNNVYVNSTVKNSSYSYLAEVFDRSLATTQTDKNSSKQSSKNDLGFMVSYAAIDNSPEFDSISEKVAFTYDNAVAALAFIASDDQERAKQIVDTLVAAQKGDRFFQDGRIRNAYKAGKFDPDSTYFLLPGRYDESTKSWQESEFNVSTHTGNVAWAMLALLGYYQSYGGEEYLESAIALGQWIEQNCRDARGAGGYTGGYTGWEAQQTKLSYKSTEHNLDLYAAFTRLYLLTKEPAWQERANYAQQFVFAMWNSDGGNFWTGTEDDGATIYREVIPLDAQAWTPLALKAASKPYWQCLKYAEQHQKVAGGFDFNQDRDGIWYEGTAQMALAYQAINQPRKAEAVLAMLEAGQEPSGGMPTTDKTTLTTGFIQPDGNPWLYFRSLHVGATAWAVLAERGVNPFWLGSREDNN is encoded by the coding sequence ATGTTTTTATTAACTAATAATTCTAAGAAAGCTACCTACAGGCGATCGCGCTTGTTTATTCAATTTTCTTGTCTGGTTTTAATTACGATTACTGTTTTGATAGCTTTCAATAATGTTTATGTTAATTCCACAGTGAAAAACAGCAGCTATAGCTATCTAGCAGAAGTATTTGATCGCTCTTTGGCAACAACCCAAACTGATAAGAATAGCAGTAAACAAAGCAGCAAAAACGACCTTGGTTTTATGGTTAGCTATGCAGCAATTGATAATAGTCCTGAATTCGATTCAATCTCCGAGAAGGTAGCTTTTACCTATGATAACGCCGTCGCTGCTTTGGCTTTTATCGCCTCAGATGACCAAGAACGAGCCAAACAAATAGTCGATACTCTAGTCGCAGCCCAAAAAGGCGATCGCTTTTTTCAGGATGGACGAATTCGTAATGCCTACAAAGCTGGCAAATTCGATCCTGACTCAACTTATTTTTTACTTCCTGGCAGATATGACGAGTCTACCAAAAGCTGGCAAGAAAGCGAATTTAACGTCAGTACTCATACGGGTAATGTTGCCTGGGCAATGCTGGCATTACTGGGATATTACCAAAGCTATGGAGGAGAAGAATATTTAGAATCGGCGATCGCACTTGGGCAGTGGATCGAACAGAACTGTCGTGATGCAAGGGGTGCGGGAGGATATACAGGGGGCTACACAGGTTGGGAAGCACAACAGACAAAGTTAAGCTACAAGTCTACCGAACATAATCTCGATCTTTATGCAGCTTTTACACGGCTTTATCTGCTTACTAAAGAACCCGCTTGGCAAGAACGAGCCAATTATGCTCAACAGTTTGTCTTTGCTATGTGGAATAGCGATGGGGGTAACTTTTGGACGGGAACAGAAGATGATGGAGCAACTATTTACCGAGAAGTTATTCCTTTAGATGCCCAAGCCTGGACACCTTTAGCTTTAAAAGCAGCCTCTAAACCCTATTGGCAATGTCTTAAATATGCCGAACAGCATCAAAAAGTTGCAGGGGGTTTTGATTTCAACCAAGACAGAGACGGTATTTGGTATGAAGGTACGGCACAAATGGCATTGGCATATCAGGCAATAAATCAACCCCGAAAAGCTGAGGCTGTCTTGGCAATGCTTGAAGCTGGACAAGAGCCATCAGGAGGAATGCCCACTACCGATAAAACTACCTTGACTACGGGTTTTATTCAGCCTGACGGCAATCCTTGGCTTTACTTTCGCAGTCTCCATGTTGGTGCAACCGCCTGGGCAGTATTAGCCGAGCGGGGAGTTAATCCTTTTTGGCTAGGAAGTAGGGAAGATAACAACTAA
- a CDS encoding SRPBCC family protein, whose translation MSELPGYTHNTIVILKDFDTVFDLTNNIELWPQLFTEYEEAKVLERDGNKVTFQLTTFPEEDHPSRTWVSTRIIDKPGKKAEAQRVKQAFPFEMMKIHWTYEELPQNVGTVMTWEQKFAPAEGAWPVEKMESFLNRNTKVQMQAIKEAVEAWSVEESKPETVAV comes from the coding sequence ATGTCAGAATTACCAGGATACACTCACAATACCATTGTCATCCTCAAAGACTTTGATACTGTTTTTGATTTGACTAATAATATAGAACTATGGCCTCAGCTATTTACTGAGTATGAAGAAGCCAAAGTTTTAGAAAGAGACGGCAACAAAGTAACATTTCAGCTAACTACTTTTCCAGAAGAAGATCATCCTTCTCGCACGTGGGTTTCCACCCGCATCATCGATAAACCAGGCAAAAAAGCCGAAGCGCAACGAGTCAAGCAGGCTTTTCCATTTGAGATGATGAAGATCCACTGGACTTATGAGGAGCTACCACAAAACGTCGGTACAGTTATGACCTGGGAGCAGAAATTCGCGCCAGCAGAAGGTGCATGGCCAGTAGAAAAAATGGAGTCATTCCTTAATCGCAACACCAAAGTTCAGATGCAGGCAATTAAAGAAGCAGTTGAAGCTTGGAGTGTCGAAGAATCAAAACCAGAAACAGTTGCCGTTTAA
- a CDS encoding HlyD family secretion protein produces the protein MSDRKSSKKLPELPESESKRSLARLEELPLVAYQPLPPTSVPVQVKAFRALRLVMALGVATAVGLMLQQHYSNVRSRQAFINAEIVKVRNPLAGDLQLKNLQPGQSISVGENIGTVKNLRQSSELEVNKQNLISQIEQAKQTVLGVEAQIGDRRQSIAKLNQEANSQKDLGVDYEGQQIDIAKNQLDQTLFAAKTAKKELERIANLAKQGVISQDKLERSQLSFNRAQNEVKNARSQVNQAEQKVKAAQAGLQLDGSRTLGYSEIRQRELSTDINDMQQQLAEAKVRQQTTEAELVKIDRQLSLNQQAKIPSPTSGPIWSVESKSGEYAEASVPILEVLNCQNLWVEAFFSERDAGKIYPGKPVKVRLLGAENGDLVSGKVESVRAGSGRVQTGGDIAVPPPDSLRRQVAVRVKLDRPLEVNSTQFCDVGRSAEVVFKRDMRGGLFGDK, from the coding sequence TTGTCAGATCGTAAATCATCCAAGAAATTACCCGAATTGCCCGAATCAGAGTCTAAGAGATCTCTAGCCAGATTAGAGGAACTACCTCTGGTTGCATACCAACCTTTACCACCTACATCAGTTCCCGTTCAGGTAAAAGCATTTCGAGCTTTACGTTTAGTGATGGCATTGGGTGTAGCCACAGCAGTTGGACTTATGCTACAACAGCACTATTCAAATGTGCGTAGTCGTCAGGCATTTATTAATGCCGAAATTGTCAAAGTTCGTAATCCTCTGGCTGGTGATTTACAGCTAAAAAATCTCCAACCAGGTCAGTCTATTTCTGTCGGGGAAAACATCGGTACGGTAAAAAATTTACGTCAAAGCAGTGAACTTGAAGTAAACAAGCAAAATCTTATTTCCCAGATCGAACAGGCAAAACAAACTGTACTCGGTGTTGAGGCACAAATTGGCGATCGCCGTCAATCCATCGCTAAATTAAACCAGGAAGCTAATAGTCAAAAAGACTTGGGAGTGGATTATGAAGGTCAACAAATAGATATTGCTAAAAATCAGCTAGATCAAACTTTATTTGCTGCCAAAACTGCCAAAAAAGAGCTAGAACGGATCGCTAATTTAGCTAAACAGGGAGTGATTTCTCAAGATAAGTTAGAAAGATCGCAGTTGAGTTTTAATCGCGCCCAAAACGAAGTAAAAAATGCGCGATCGCAGGTAAATCAAGCCGAACAAAAGGTAAAAGCTGCCCAAGCAGGATTACAGTTGGATGGTTCTCGTACTCTAGGATATTCAGAGATTCGCCAGCGAGAACTTAGTACAGACATCAATGATATGCAGCAGCAACTTGCCGAAGCAAAGGTGCGCCAGCAAACTACTGAAGCCGAATTAGTCAAGATCGATCGCCAGTTATCACTCAATCAACAGGCTAAGATTCCTAGTCCCACTAGTGGTCCTATTTGGTCGGTGGAATCGAAATCGGGCGAATACGCTGAAGCGAGTGTTCCCATTTTGGAGGTATTAAACTGTCAAAACCTTTGGGTAGAAGCCTTTTTCTCCGAACGGGATGCAGGAAAAATTTATCCAGGTAAACCTGTCAAGGTGCGTTTATTGGGTGCAGAAAATGGTGATTTGGTCAGTGGAAAAGTTGAGTCGGTTCGGGCAGGTTCGGGACGAGTGCAAACAGGAGGAGATATTGCCGTACCGCCACCAGATAGCCTCCGCCGTCAGGTAGCAGTAAGAGTCAAGCTAGATCGACCGCTTGAGGTTAATTCGACACAGTTCTGTGACGTAGGACGTAGTGCGGAAGTAGTTTTTAAGCGTGACATGAGAGGGGGGTTGTTCGGTGACAAATAA
- a CDS encoding putative 2-dehydropantoate 2-reductase — protein MINDFRRSYAIIGAGAIGAFYGACLQRAGFDVHFLLNRDFDHVCQHGLIIESPDGDFALPSVKAYNEASQMPPCDVVIVALKTTSNHLLPQILPQVLKDNGVVLVLQNGWGMEEEIAEIVGSDRVMGGVCFTLNYKLGAGHIRHLDYGLITLADYVTGYRAAGVSIRMSQIAADFALAGVMIQLHEDLFLARWQKLICNIPVNGLSVVLNSTNQEMFDDAHVRTSIEQLMQEIVIAAKAYGRYIPELFVQKRIKQSAAMKDYETSMKIDFNQGRSLEVEAIFGNPLRTAWQAGVQMPQVSMLYRQLKFFDAHYCLSEEGSQRRHRRFTAV, from the coding sequence ATGATAAATGACTTTAGACGTAGCTACGCCATTATTGGTGCTGGGGCGATCGGCGCTTTCTACGGTGCTTGCTTACAAAGAGCGGGCTTTGACGTACATTTTCTGTTAAATCGTGATTTTGACCACGTTTGTCAACACGGATTGATTATTGAATCTCCCGACGGCGATTTCGCTTTACCCTCTGTCAAAGCTTACAACGAAGCTAGCCAGATGCCTCCGTGCGATGTAGTTATTGTTGCTCTCAAAACTACCAGTAATCATTTATTGCCCCAAATCTTGCCTCAAGTTCTTAAAGATAACGGCGTGGTGCTAGTGCTGCAAAATGGTTGGGGTATGGAAGAGGAGATTGCTGAGATTGTAGGTAGCGATCGCGTGATGGGTGGCGTTTGTTTTACCTTGAATTATAAGCTAGGTGCGGGACATATTCGCCACCTTGACTACGGTTTGATTACTTTAGCAGATTATGTGACTGGCTATCGTGCTGCGGGAGTCAGTATTAGAATGTCTCAGATTGCAGCCGACTTTGCTCTTGCTGGCGTGATGATTCAGCTACATGAAGACTTATTTTTGGCTCGTTGGCAAAAGTTAATCTGCAATATCCCTGTTAATGGTCTTTCGGTAGTTCTAAATTCTACCAATCAAGAAATGTTTGATGATGCTCACGTTCGTACTTCTATCGAACAGTTAATGCAGGAAATAGTTATCGCAGCCAAGGCTTATGGTCGCTATATTCCCGAACTGTTTGTTCAAAAACGAATCAAGCAAAGTGCTGCCATGAAAGACTACGAAACCAGCATGAAAATCGATTTCAATCAAGGGCGATCGCTAGAGGTAGAGGCTATTTTTGGCAACCCCCTACGAACCGCTTGGCAGGCAGGGGTACAGATGCCCCAGGTATCAATGCTCTATCGACAACTAAAGTTTTTTGATGCACATTATTGTTTGTCCGAGGAAGGCAGTCAGCGCAGACACCGTCGTTTTACGGCAGTGTAA
- a CDS encoding alpha/beta fold hydrolase: protein MPIIKVADYNVNYQIPQGFPSPDTKSLMLLVHGAGGSSRHWLPMMSQLDSSICSIAVDLPGHGDTSGTVPNSLTEVADFLAAFLTAINIEQPICYVGQSLGGLIGLQFALSYPQQVKRLILMTTAAKIQLHPDFWAAATSGEWDLATLGQSFAPKIPEEVKNLVLNEFKHTRLSQDANDFMGISEIDLGSAIASVQIPTLILTGGDDVIISPRKGKLLAKQMPNAHLVNIADAGHYLHVEQPAKVAREIEEFCLGVSLGSKK, encoded by the coding sequence ATGCCAATAATTAAAGTTGCAGATTACAACGTCAATTATCAAATTCCTCAAGGATTTCCTAGTCCTGATACAAAATCTTTGATGTTGCTGGTACACGGGGCAGGGGGCAGTAGCCGTCATTGGTTGCCAATGATGTCTCAATTAGATAGTAGTATTTGTTCTATAGCCGTAGACTTGCCAGGACATGGAGACACATCTGGAACAGTTCCTAATTCCCTGACAGAAGTTGCCGATTTTTTAGCAGCTTTCTTGACGGCAATAAATATCGAACAGCCAATTTGCTATGTGGGTCAATCATTGGGCGGTTTGATCGGGCTACAGTTTGCCTTGTCTTATCCTCAGCAGGTTAAACGACTAATCTTGATGACCACAGCAGCCAAGATTCAGCTTCATCCCGACTTTTGGGCAGCGGCAACTAGTGGAGAATGGGATTTGGCAACCCTAGGGCAAAGTTTTGCCCCCAAAATACCAGAAGAGGTTAAAAATTTGGTTTTAAATGAGTTTAAACACACTCGTTTGAGCCAGGATGCAAATGACTTTATGGGTATTAGTGAAATCGATTTAGGTAGTGCGATCGCTTCTGTGCAAATCCCTACCTTAATTTTAACTGGCGGTGATGATGTAATAATTTCTCCCCGCAAGGGAAAATTGTTAGCCAAACAGATGCCTAATGCCCATTTGGTAAATATTGCCGATGCAGGTCACTATTTACACGTAGAACAACCAGCTAAAGTAGCGCGAGAGATTGAAGAATTTTGCTTGGGCGTGTCATTGGGAAGTAAAAAGTAG
- a CDS encoding glycosyltransferase family 2 protein, which translates to MTNKLKASWWTLIEQGIIVMATGGILFLLLTKINWWGTTAELSSFWQGNQLTFGSVAPETSSLLLPSLVGIAVTFLIIQLYPVNPPKWLRLLVMGILLLLLGRYFLWRLFATLNLDNLLNGTLSILLLVLEIFGWILGISSLLLAVFERDRTIEADFRSQAVLQGEYTPWVDVLVPTYNEPAAMLRRTIIGCQGMDYAHKRIYLLDDLRRREMRDLAQELGCYYITRPDNRHAKAGNINHALGQIQSELVAVFDCDFVPTRNFLTRTIGFFQQSDIALVQTNKAYYNSDPIRHNLGLQSVITNDEDIFFGAILSGRDAANSVICCGSSFVVRRQVLDKIGGIPTETLTEDFVTSLKIQAIGDRVIYLNESLSAGLAAENIGGYIDQRLRWGQGTIQTLFCRANPFTLPGLNWLQRFIHGLGILYWFQSAAYVLFLCLPLAYFWWGIAPIRASFSELVFFFMPYYFTFAVVFAWLNGSRRSFFWAEVYGAIIAFPIAFMVINTLINPFGKGFKVTPKGVLSKKAVLNWQAASPLIILFLLYLVTIGTQFLNWQWQQDSDSIGIGLFWAIYNTAILFIAILIAIDVPQKVLAIRFPCQLNCQLMFEDRILDGTTQSLSEHGATTSFDLNNLTSLSAVERIAILDIPEIGLFNAPVLIEKVNLDRQSNLLAEIDFIELDLLRQRKLVSFIFGQPNRWQKQSISEVKSVWSLISSIFRIYPLTRNFNN; encoded by the coding sequence GTGACAAATAAACTAAAAGCTAGTTGGTGGACATTGATCGAACAGGGAATAATAGTTATGGCGACAGGAGGAATTTTGTTTCTGCTGTTGACAAAAATAAATTGGTGGGGAACAACTGCCGAACTGTCTAGTTTTTGGCAGGGTAATCAGCTAACTTTTGGCAGCGTTGCACCTGAAACCAGTTCTTTGCTTTTACCTAGTTTGGTTGGGATTGCAGTTACTTTTCTCATTATTCAGCTATATCCAGTCAATCCGCCAAAATGGTTGCGATTGCTGGTAATGGGCATTTTGCTATTGTTACTTGGACGCTATTTCTTATGGCGACTGTTTGCCACCCTCAATTTAGATAACTTGCTCAACGGCACCCTCAGTATTTTGCTCTTGGTCTTAGAGATTTTTGGCTGGATTTTGGGCATTTCTTCGCTGTTGCTGGCTGTTTTTGAACGCGATCGCACTATTGAGGCAGATTTTAGGTCTCAAGCAGTATTGCAAGGGGAATATACACCCTGGGTAGATGTTCTCGTTCCTACCTATAACGAGCCTGCTGCTATGCTGCGCCGAACAATTATTGGCTGTCAGGGAATGGACTATGCTCATAAGCGAATTTATCTCCTCGATGACCTCCGCCGAAGGGAAATGAGAGATTTGGCTCAAGAATTGGGCTGTTATTATATTACTCGTCCCGATAACCGTCACGCTAAAGCAGGTAATATTAATCACGCTCTAGGACAAATTCAGAGCGAATTAGTAGCTGTGTTTGACTGCGATTTTGTACCTACACGCAATTTTCTGACCCGCACCATTGGCTTTTTTCAACAGTCAGATATTGCTCTAGTACAAACTAATAAAGCTTATTATAATAGCGACCCCATCCGACACAATTTGGGCTTACAAAGCGTTATTACCAACGACGAAGATATCTTTTTTGGGGCGATTCTTTCAGGTCGTGATGCGGCTAATTCAGTTATCTGCTGTGGTTCTTCTTTTGTGGTGCGTCGTCAAGTTTTAGACAAGATCGGCGGTATTCCTACCGAAACCCTAACTGAAGACTTTGTAACCTCTCTCAAAATTCAGGCAATAGGCGATCGCGTTATTTATCTAAATGAATCTCTCTCAGCAGGACTAGCAGCGGAAAATATTGGTGGCTATATTGACCAGCGTTTACGTTGGGGACAGGGAACGATTCAAACTTTATTTTGTCGAGCTAATCCTTTTACCTTACCTGGTTTAAACTGGTTACAGCGTTTTATTCACGGCTTGGGCATTCTCTACTGGTTTCAATCTGCTGCCTATGTCCTTTTTCTGTGTTTACCTCTAGCGTACTTTTGGTGGGGAATTGCACCTATTCGAGCTAGCTTTAGCGAACTGGTGTTCTTTTTCATGCCTTATTACTTTACTTTTGCCGTAGTTTTCGCTTGGCTAAATGGTAGCAGACGTTCGTTTTTTTGGGCGGAAGTATACGGAGCAATTATTGCCTTTCCCATCGCTTTTATGGTGATCAATACTTTAATTAATCCTTTTGGTAAAGGTTTTAAAGTCACTCCTAAAGGAGTATTATCAAAAAAAGCCGTCTTAAATTGGCAAGCTGCCAGCCCTTTAATAATCTTGTTTCTGCTTTATTTAGTAACTATTGGCACTCAGTTTCTTAACTGGCAATGGCAACAAGATTCAGATTCAATTGGTATTGGTTTGTTTTGGGCTATTTATAACACCGCCATTTTATTTATTGCAATCTTGATTGCGATCGACGTACCCCAAAAAGTTTTAGCAATTCGCTTTCCCTGTCAGCTAAATTGTCAACTAATGTTTGAGGATAGAATACTTGACGGCACTACCCAGAGCTTATCTGAGCATGGCGCAACAACTTCTTTTGATCTTAATAATCTCACTTCTTTGAGTGCTGTAGAGCGAATTGCTATTTTAGACATTCCTGAGATTGGCTTATTTAATGCTCCTGTTTTAATCGAGAAAGTTAATTTAGATCGACAAAGCAACTTATTAGCAGAAATCGATTTTATTGAATTAGATCTGCTCAGACAAAGAAAATTAGTCAGCTTTATTTTTGGTCAACCAAATCGATGGCAAAAACAATCAATCAGTGAAGTTAAATCTGTCTGGTCTTTGATTAGCTCAATCTTTCGTATTTATCCTTTAACTAGAAATTTTAATAATTAG
- a CDS encoding salicylate synthase has translation MYLLADNLQTYHEVFVPGKTDPQMLLRNAIAAGIFTDYMLYEQESEVRIVANPLADVAVGTDTIYSTYLGETYSETVSDPLKQVESVLSHLPIENWTAYGYVGFDIARFYSAYSKAIKQPMLYFFVPEIELRITDKGVHIRSIKSPSKLLEAISVEVQQPEYKVTPPKVEPGDNHEYESRVGDLVSAIQRGELHKAIISRSVEVKGNLDVLGTYNVGAAINNSARSYCFKLGDVRSVGFSPEILMEVNASGFVITNPLAGTRHREADPAKDALLHDELFTDAKEVKEHALSVWLAQNEVAQVCQPETVQVFDFMEVKKYRTVQHLSSRVGGQLKTDKSLWDALKVLFPGITVSGINKKLALEWIDRLEDRPRGIYAGGIGWVDSDGTADIAIAIRSAYQYGDSVYLNAGAGIVGESVPEKEYIESVNKMNTILSNIVMESEEK, from the coding sequence ATGTATTTACTAGCCGATAATTTACAGACCTATCACGAAGTCTTTGTTCCAGGTAAAACTGACCCCCAAATGCTGCTTAGAAATGCGATCGCAGCTGGTATATTTACTGACTATATGCTGTATGAGCAGGAAAGCGAGGTGCGTATTGTTGCCAATCCCTTAGCTGATGTGGCAGTAGGAACGGACACAATCTACAGTACCTATTTAGGTGAAACTTATTCTGAAACAGTAAGCGATCCGCTCAAGCAGGTAGAGTCGGTGTTGAGTCATCTACCCATAGAAAATTGGACTGCCTATGGCTATGTCGGTTTTGATATTGCTCGGTTCTATTCGGCATATTCAAAGGCGATCAAGCAGCCAATGCTGTACTTTTTTGTGCCAGAAATTGAGCTACGAATTACAGATAAAGGAGTACATATTCGTAGCATCAAATCTCCCTCGAAATTATTAGAGGCAATATCTGTTGAAGTTCAACAGCCAGAATACAAAGTAACCCCTCCAAAGGTAGAACCAGGGGACAACCACGAATATGAATCAAGAGTCGGCGATCTAGTTTCGGCAATTCAACGGGGCGAATTACACAAAGCTATTATTTCTCGTTCGGTAGAGGTCAAAGGTAACTTAGATGTACTAGGTACTTATAATGTCGGTGCTGCGATCAACAACTCGGCTCGTTCTTACTGTTTTAAGTTAGGAGATGTGCGTTCGGTTGGTTTTAGTCCTGAGATTTTGATGGAGGTCAATGCTAGCGGATTTGTAATTACTAATCCTTTAGCGGGAACCAGACATCGCGAGGCCGATCCTGCCAAAGATGCTTTGCTGCATGATGAACTGTTTACCGATGCTAAAGAAGTTAAAGAACACGCCTTATCTGTTTGGCTAGCCCAAAACGAGGTAGCGCAAGTTTGTCAACCAGAAACCGTACAGGTATTTGACTTCATGGAAGTTAAAAAATATCGTACCGTTCAACATCTTTCCTCGCGGGTTGGCGGACAGCTTAAAACTGACAAATCTCTGTGGGATGCTTTGAAGGTGCTATTTCCTGGGATTACCGTTTCAGGAATTAATAAAAAACTGGCTTTAGAGTGGATTGATCGCCTTGAAGATCGACCTAGAGGAATCTATGCAGGTGGTATTGGCTGGGTAGATAGCGACGGTACAGCAGATATTGCGATCGCCATTCGCTCTGCTTATCAATATGGTGACAGCGTGTATCTAAATGCTGGGGCGGGTATCGTCGGTGAATCTGTTCCCGAAAAAGAATACATTGAATCAGTCAACAAAATGAACACTATCTTGTCTAACATCGTGATGGAATCTGAAGAGAAGTAG
- a CDS encoding MFS transporter: MKLKIKKKLPILRAFRYRNFCLYFVGQGISQIGNWSTILATSWLVYQLTESAWLLGVVGFASRIPTLFISPIAGVIADRGSRHRIVIITQILSMVQSLLLAVLALTGIINVWQIIVLGLFQGIVNALYMPTLQAFVKEIIEQPEDLGNAIALNSSLISSARLIGPAVAGFLVASVGAGICFLLDGLSYIAVIAAFLVMKVPATKIVPSTTSTIQKLKEGFDYAYDNSAIRSMLLLLSLLGFFGLPYVILIPIFAADILKGGSQTLGLLMGASALGALFASVYLSSRSNIYGLEKAIAIAPMLLGTGFIIFSLSNVLLFSLPVMVLIGFSVILQLASTNTVLQTIVDDDKMGRLMSLVSMAFMGVVPFGNLFSGWLASQIGVTNTFVFNGLVCLGGSMLFIRQLKTIQRVLSS, encoded by the coding sequence TTGAAGCTAAAAATCAAAAAAAAACTCCCAATTTTACGTGCCTTTCGCTATCGAAATTTTTGTCTTTATTTTGTTGGTCAAGGGATTTCCCAGATTGGCAACTGGAGTACTATTCTGGCTACTAGTTGGTTAGTTTATCAATTAACCGAATCAGCTTGGTTACTGGGTGTAGTCGGGTTTGCCAGTCGTATTCCTACTTTATTTATTTCTCCCATAGCTGGGGTAATTGCCGATCGCGGTTCGCGCCATCGAATTGTAATTATCACTCAGATTTTATCGATGGTGCAGTCCTTACTCTTAGCAGTATTGGCTTTGACGGGCATAATTAACGTTTGGCAAATTATCGTTTTGGGGCTGTTCCAAGGTATAGTTAATGCTTTGTATATGCCGACACTCCAGGCTTTTGTTAAGGAAATTATCGAACAGCCAGAAGATTTAGGAAATGCGATCGCCCTTAATTCTTCTTTGATTAGTAGCGCTAGATTAATTGGCCCTGCGGTAGCTGGTTTTTTAGTCGCTAGCGTGGGTGCGGGGATTTGCTTTTTGCTCGACGGTCTTAGTTATATAGCGGTAATTGCTGCTTTTTTGGTGATGAAAGTTCCCGCGACTAAAATCGTCCCCAGCACTACCTCCACCATCCAAAAGCTGAAAGAAGGATTTGACTATGCTTATGACAATTCGGCAATTCGTTCGATGCTGCTATTGCTATCCTTGCTAGGATTTTTCGGCTTACCTTATGTAATTTTGATTCCTATTTTTGCTGCTGATATTCTTAAAGGAGGTTCCCAAACTTTAGGATTACTAATGGGTGCTTCGGCACTGGGGGCTTTATTTGCCAGCGTTTATCTTAGTTCCAGGTCGAATATATATGGTTTAGAAAAGGCGATCGCGATCGCGCCTATGCTACTGGGAACTGGCTTTATTATTTTTTCTTTATCTAATGTTTTATTGTTTTCTCTCCCAGTTATGGTGCTGATTGGCTTTAGCGTCATTTTACAGCTAGCTTCCACTAATACAGTGCTGCAAACCATAGTCGATGATGACAAAATGGGCAGATTAATGAGCCTGGTTTCTATGGCCTTTATGGGTGTAGTTCCTTTTGGCAATTTATTTTCTGGTTGGTTAGCCAGTCAGATTGGAGTAACTAACACCTTTGTTTTTAATGGTTTAGTTTGTTTGGGTGGTTCGATGCTCTTTATTCGACAGCTTAAAACTATTCAGCGAGTATTAAGCAGTTAA
- a CDS encoding tetratricopeptide repeat protein → MTNNKLLELAREKKYQQILDNHQHYPLETVTEVADFLREEDVYNVAMSLYRYLLREKEVSDYHFGIGQCHGKIYNYSLALWHLDKAFKLQEDRSGANYYAYILERNFQMERAAKWYERALNNGYDKDLWTLSHYAYFLEKYERTEAAQSCYERVLELNSAYTWAIKRYALFLLKQGQTEKSLKMMQTPLSQFPKSPFVKLNYLEYLIIRGMDSEYEAYLASLDYDNAPFPFRVLVDLFDYFRRYLLRKESNIQQVQAYEQKTSQLKDSIHRDFDDLNQILADKKGDLTEWQRLIAFLML, encoded by the coding sequence ATGACTAACAATAAATTACTGGAATTAGCACGCGAGAAAAAATATCAGCAAATTCTCGATAATCATCAGCACTATCCTTTGGAAACCGTAACCGAAGTAGCAGATTTTCTCAGAGAAGAAGATGTTTACAATGTGGCAATGTCTTTGTATCGCTATTTACTCAGAGAGAAAGAAGTCTCTGATTACCATTTTGGAATCGGTCAGTGTCACGGCAAAATTTATAATTACAGTCTGGCTCTGTGGCACTTAGATAAAGCCTTTAAGCTACAAGAAGATCGTTCGGGAGCAAATTATTATGCCTATATTCTCGAAAGAAATTTCCAGATGGAGCGTGCTGCTAAATGGTACGAACGAGCATTGAACAACGGATACGATAAAGATCTTTGGACTCTTTCTCACTACGCCTATTTTCTGGAAAAATACGAACGGACAGAGGCAGCACAAAGTTGTTACGAACGGGTTTTAGAACTCAATTCTGCTTACACTTGGGCGATTAAACGCTATGCTCTATTTCTGCTCAAACAAGGGCAAACAGAGAAATCTTTAAAGATGATGCAGACTCCACTCTCGCAATTCCCTAAAAGCCCTTTTGTCAAACTCAACTATCTAGAGTATCTAATCATTCGGGGGATGGATAGCGAATATGAAGCATATTTAGCTAGTCTAGATTATGACAATGCACCTTTTCCTTTTCGAGTATTAGTAGATCTGTTTGATTATTTCAGGCGATATCTACTGCGGAAAGAGTCAAATATTCAGCAGGTTCAAGCTTATGAACAGAAGACTAGCCAGTTAAAAGATAGTATCCACCGAGATTTCGACGATCTAAATCAAATTCTGGCTGATAAAAAAGGCGATCTTACTGAATGGCAGCGATTAATTGCATTTCTAATGCTGTAA